Proteins encoded within one genomic window of Bacillus thuringiensis:
- a CDS encoding BclA C-terminal domain-containing protein, which translates to MSSWLNNTNGYCSCNNQNGVHVDSCCFSCDGTVPKLGPTGPTGPTGDTGPTGPTGSTGITGATGVTGPTGATGSTGPTGPTGPTGATGSTGPTGPTGATGSTGLTGPTGPTGSTGITGVTGPTGATGVTGPTGATGVTGPTGATGVTGPTGATGVTGPTGATGSTGPTGSTGITGVTGPTGATGATGSTGPTGATGSTGPTGPTGSTGATGVTGSTGTTGATGVTGPTGATGSTGSTGVTGPTGATGSTGSTGVTGPTGATGSTGPTGATGPTGVTGTSITATYAFANNTSGTAISVLLGGTNVPLPNNQNIGPGITVSGGNTVFTVANAGNYYISYSINITASLLVSSRITINGAPLAGTINSPAVATTSFSATIITTLAAGDAISLQLFGLLAVATLSTTTPGAVLTIIRLS; encoded by the coding sequence ATGTCTTCATGGCTCAATAATACAAATGGATATTGTAGTTGTAATAATCAAAATGGTGTACATGTTGATTCGTGCTGTTTTAGTTGCGATGGGACAGTTCCTAAGCTGGGCCCAACAGGTCCGACGGGTCCAACGGGTGACACAGGCCCAACAGGTCCAACAGGATCAACGGGAATAACAGGAGCGACGGGAGTAACAGGTCCAACGGGAGCGACCGGATCAACGGGTCCAACAGGTCCAACAGGTCCAACGGGAGCGACCGGATCAACGGGTCCAACAGGTCCAACGGGAGCGACCGGATCAACGGGTCTAACAGGTCCAACGGGTCCAACAGGATCAACGGGAATAACAGGAGTAACAGGTCCAACGGGAGCAACAGGAGTAACAGGTCCAACGGGAGCAACAGGAGTAACAGGTCCAACGGGAGCAACAGGAGTAACAGGTCCAACGGGAGCAACAGGAGTAACAGGTCCAACGGGAGCGACCGGATCAACGGGTCCAACAGGATCGACGGGAATAACAGGAGTAACAGGTCCAACGGGAGCAACGGGAGCGACCGGATCAACAGGTCCAACGGGAGCGACCGGATCAACAGGTCCAACGGGTCCAACAGGGTCAACGGGAGCAACAGGAGTAACAGGATCAACGGGAACAACGGGAGCAACAGGAGTAACAGGTCCAACGGGAGCGACCGGATCAACGGGTTCAACAGGAGTAACAGGTCCAACGGGAGCGACCGGATCAACGGGTTCAACAGGAGTAACAGGTCCAACGGGAGCGACCGGATCAACGGGTCCAACAGGAGCGACAGGTCCAACGGGAGTAACAGGTACAAGTATCACGGCGACATATGCATTTGCAAATAATACGTCAGGAACGGCGATATCGGTACTTCTAGGTGGGACGAACGTACCACTTCCAAATAATCAAAACATCGGTCCAGGAATTACTGTTTCTGGTGGAAATACAGTATTTACGGTTGCAAATGCTGGGAATTATTATATTTCATATTCGATTAATATAACAGCTTCATTATTGGTCAGTTCACGAATTACAATTAATGGAGCACCACTTGCTGGGACGATAAATTCTCCTGCTGTAGCAACCACATCATTTAGCGCAACAATTATTACAACTCTTGCAGCAGGAGATGCTATTAGCTTGCAATTATTTGGTTTGTTAGCTGTTGCAACATTATCAACAACTACACCAGGAGCTGTGTTAACGATAATAAGATTAAGCTAA
- a CDS encoding DinB family protein, with protein MYQTIEGFLQSWTYEAESTQKMLDALTDESLSQEIAPGHWTLGRVAWHIVTAIPVILSSTGLKFEGESKDYPVPTSAKTIADGYRKVNAAFVEALQSKWTDKDLATINDFFGRPMPNSIFLMTLINHQNHHRGQMTVLMRQAGLTVPGVYGPAKEEWAAAGMEAPKM; from the coding sequence ATGTACCAAACTATTGAAGGTTTTTTACAATCATGGACATACGAGGCCGAGTCTACTCAGAAAATGCTCGATGCATTAACAGATGAATCTTTGTCACAAGAAATTGCACCTGGACATTGGACGTTAGGCAGAGTTGCTTGGCATATCGTGACGGCAATTCCTGTTATACTGTCTAGCACAGGGCTAAAGTTTGAAGGAGAATCGAAAGATTATCCTGTTCCAACTTCTGCAAAAACAATTGCAGATGGGTATCGTAAAGTGAACGCGGCTTTCGTTGAAGCACTTCAAAGTAAATGGACTGATAAAGATTTAGCAACTATTAATGACTTCTTTGGTCGCCCTATGCCGAATTCTATATTTTTAATGACACTTATTAATCATCAAAATCACCACCGTGGACAAATGACGGTTTTAATGAGACAAGCTGGCTTAACAGTTCCTGGCGTGTATGGACCCGCAAAAGAAGAATGGGCTGCTGCTGGAATGGAAGCACCTAAAATGTAA